The following are encoded in a window of Pelecanus crispus isolate bPelCri1 chromosome 6, bPelCri1.pri, whole genome shotgun sequence genomic DNA:
- the LOC104026052 gene encoding serum amyloid A protein — translation MRLCVCLALLSLILCASADIGQGGRFALDALRGSWDMYKAYRDMREANYKGADKYFHARGNYDAAQRGPGGAWAAKVISDLREKWQSDVSGRGAEDTRADQEANEWGRNGGDPNRYRPAGLPSKY, via the exons ATGAGGCTCTGTGTCTGCCTCGCGTTGCTCTCCCTTATTCTGTGTGCAAGTGCTGACATAGGCCAAGGTGGACGATTTGCCTTGGATGCGCTGAGAG gGTCATGGGATATGTACAAAGCATACCGGGACATGCGTGAGGCAAATTATAAAGGTGCTGACAAATATTTCCATGCTCGTGGAAATTATGATGCTGCCCAAAGAGGACCTGGTGGTGCTTGGGCAGCCAAAGTCATCAG CGACTTGCGGGAAAAGTGGCAAAGCGACGTGAGTGGCAGAGGCGCAGAGGACACCCGCGCTGACCAAGAGGCGAACGAGTGGGGCAGAAACGGCGGGGACCCCAACCGCTACAGACCTGCAGGCCTTCCCAGCAAATACTAA